One window of the Chryseobacterium sp. CY350 genome contains the following:
- a CDS encoding TrmH family RNA methyltransferase, whose translation MEDLAKTYEYLKQFLTEERLKKIEHFAPESSDFVLPVLEDVYQFRNAAAIVRSVEACGFHKVVALQEENNFEPNLKVTKGADTWVEVEKLPRNMESFQKIKDKGYKIVVVSLENDAKMLPDYEITEPIALVFGTEMEGVSQEILDFADETLAIPMYGFTRSFNVSVAASLCMYELKQKLMKSGIDYKLNDEKLLRMKIRWTVNSIRSGEQIYNKYLKDNDLTH comes from the coding sequence ATGGAAGATTTAGCTAAAACCTACGAGTATTTAAAACAGTTTTTAACCGAAGAAAGATTGAAAAAGATTGAACATTTCGCTCCCGAAAGTTCAGATTTTGTGCTTCCGGTTTTAGAAGATGTCTATCAGTTTAGAAATGCTGCCGCAATTGTGAGGTCTGTGGAAGCTTGCGGTTTTCATAAAGTCGTTGCTTTGCAGGAAGAAAATAATTTTGAACCGAATTTAAAAGTCACAAAAGGTGCAGATACTTGGGTTGAAGTAGAAAAGCTTCCCAGAAATATGGAATCTTTCCAGAAAATTAAAGATAAAGGTTACAAAATCGTTGTTGTTTCATTAGAAAACGACGCAAAAATGCTTCCCGATTATGAAATTACAGAACCTATTGCATTAGTTTTCGGGACTGAAATGGAAGGTGTTTCTCAGGAAATTTTAGATTTTGCCGATGAAACTTTGGCGATTCCGATGTATGGTTTTACAAGAAGTTTTAACGTTTCCGTTGCCGCTTCACTTTGTATGTATGAATTGAAGCAAAAATTGATGAAATCCGGTATTGATTATAAGCTTAATGATGAGAAATTATTAAGAATGAAAATCCGTTGGACAGTAAACTCAATTAGAAGTGGTGAGCAAATCTATAATAAGTATTTGAAAGATAATGATTTGACACATTAA
- a CDS encoding RsmE family RNA methyltransferase, with the protein MKLFFGEINNGKAIINDEEQQHIVKVLRMKDGEEIYVTDGKGNLASGILIIEGKKAGIEVVEIKTETPDFNPKLHIAIAPTKNIDRIEFFVEKAVEMGISEITILQTEKTERKNLNIDKLRKQAVAASKQSLRFHFPVINDLVKLPDFLKNIDSETTFVAHCNENLERINLNEIPKLENYTFLIGPEGDFSDKEILFLAEKGIKAVSLGNQRLRTETAGVFVAAWNYGKMV; encoded by the coding sequence ATGAAACTTTTTTTTGGAGAAATCAATAACGGAAAAGCAATCATCAATGACGAAGAACAGCAGCACATTGTGAAAGTTCTTCGTATGAAAGATGGCGAAGAAATTTATGTTACGGATGGAAAAGGAAATTTAGCTTCAGGAATTTTGATCATTGAAGGTAAAAAAGCAGGAATTGAAGTTGTCGAAATTAAAACTGAAACGCCAGATTTTAATCCAAAACTTCATATCGCCATTGCTCCGACTAAAAATATTGACCGCATCGAATTTTTTGTGGAAAAAGCCGTAGAAATGGGGATCTCTGAGATTACGATTCTTCAGACCGAAAAAACTGAGCGAAAAAATTTAAATATTGATAAACTTAGAAAACAGGCGGTTGCCGCTTCAAAACAAAGTTTGAGATTTCATTTTCCTGTCATTAATGATTTAGTTAAGTTGCCTGATTTTCTAAAAAATATAGATTCCGAAACTACTTTTGTCGCGCACTGCAACGAAAATTTAGAAAGAATTAATTTAAATGAAATTCCAAAACTAGAAAACTACACTTTCTTAATTGGTCCTGAAGGTGATTTCTCGGATAAAGAAATTCTGTTTTTAGCGGAAAAAGGCATTAAAGCGGTTTCTCTCGGAAATCAAAGATTACGAACAGAAACGGCGGGCGTTTTTGTAGCGGCCTGGAATTATGGGAAGATGGTTTAA
- the tsaD gene encoding tRNA (adenosine(37)-N6)-threonylcarbamoyltransferase complex transferase subunit TsaD: protein MSDSIILGIESSCDDTSAAIIKGNSILSNIAANQEIHKEYGGVVPELASRAHQQNIIPVVEKSLTKANIQQNAISAIGFTRGPGLLGSLLVGTSFAKSLAMSLDVPLIEVNHLQAHILAHFIDDANPVPPKFPFLCLTVSGGHTMIVLVKDYFDMEIIGKTIDDAAGEAFDKIGKIFDLDYPAGPTIDRLAKEGNPDAFKFNKPKLENYDYSFSGIKTSVLYFIQKEVKKNPDFIKENMNDLCASVQKCIIEILMNKLEKAAKDLNIEEVAIAGGVSANSALRQIMQDNHQKLGWNIYIPKFEYTTDNAAMIAMVAQLKFERGEFTDLRTTAISKYDL, encoded by the coding sequence ATGAGTGACTCTATAATTTTAGGTATCGAATCGTCTTGTGACGATACTTCAGCAGCCATTATTAAAGGAAATTCTATTCTTTCAAATATTGCAGCCAACCAGGAGATCCATAAAGAATATGGAGGTGTGGTTCCTGAGCTTGCGTCACGAGCTCATCAGCAGAATATTATTCCAGTTGTAGAAAAATCCTTAACCAAAGCAAATATACAACAAAATGCAATCTCTGCCATAGGCTTTACCCGAGGTCCCGGACTTTTGGGTTCTCTCCTTGTAGGAACTTCGTTTGCTAAGTCTCTGGCTATGAGTTTAGACGTTCCTTTGATTGAAGTAAATCACCTTCAGGCGCACATTTTGGCGCATTTCATCGACGATGCAAATCCTGTGCCGCCAAAATTCCCTTTTTTGTGTCTTACGGTAAGTGGCGGACATACCATGATTGTCTTGGTGAAAGATTATTTTGACATGGAAATCATTGGAAAAACAATTGACGATGCAGCAGGTGAAGCATTCGATAAAATCGGAAAAATTTTCGATCTCGATTATCCGGCAGGACCGACTATTGACCGTTTAGCAAAGGAAGGAAATCCTGATGCATTTAAGTTTAACAAACCCAAATTAGAAAATTACGACTACTCTTTCAGCGGAATTAAAACTTCAGTTTTATATTTCATCCAAAAAGAAGTTAAGAAAAATCCTGATTTTATTAAAGAAAACATGAATGATCTTTGTGCTTCGGTCCAAAAATGCATCATTGAAATTTTAATGAATAAATTAGAGAAAGCAGCGAAAGATTTAAACATAGAAGAAGTAGCAATTGCGGGTGGAGTTTCTGCCAATTCTGCTTTAAGACAAATTATGCAGGACAATCACCAGAAGTTAGGCTGGAATATTTACATTCCTAAATTTGAATACACAACAGATAACGCCGCAATGATTGCAATGGTTGCCCAGCTTAAATTCGAAAGAGGAGAATTTACAGATTTAAGAACAACGGCAATTTCAAAATACGACTTATAA
- a CDS encoding translocation/assembly module TamB domain-containing protein, which produces MAKLENNNENEHKKSVAENLGNQVQKTVDNVQESMKEASELASDAIKHPIDTAQEFGKQAAKDVTSYSWWAKLLLILFWGVLSIVVLAFIAINLPVTKRWAADQALQIVNRDFKAKMSTESVEVDFFGDVTIKGLRIKDYKDVDFIKAREFKANSDWFSLATNIGKNNSLSFNGLRLIDADIKVITYKGDSISNFIRFTQLFDSGKKKDSTKPPFQLNSRLEILDSKVSIVNQNSPGEPGKWLTATNVNLIAPRLKVNGVNINATINNFTFTTKRWGKAHFVDTFSTDFSMTQDFLLLKDLTFNTDHSLLQGDIKFNLNKGSWADFTNKVKWDMNLKLGSQLSGYDISYFVTNWDNYVPFNISGKMAGPLNKFKLDNFLIRNPSVNIATQKMNITNLLKGNFLIETKNLSADFTYKDLKAMMPSFISKKMKNFADDFGKLKYNGDVKVTPKQVYVSSGNLMTGIGQAKITNFSLTDFSTTMPKYKGYAEVRDLNTSVITKSKTVGLISGKFNIDGQSFDVNTMKIRTRSQISSIDIMNKEINNLNLDGLLDHRKYNGLINVNDEQAKATVKGLIDFSTKRISANVDANVEYLNMNYFTGKAGNQIVSGQVNGKMSMTDLNDLNLDVEANNINFATATQRYQIPNATVKTFIEGGNRVIDVNAPGAVSGKISGRYNLADLAGMVENGLGKILVGPPPRKLYRGQTFNMNFDVQQGLVSYFMPDLKLPQGAVVEGEYDGNSNNLILNLDASSLKYVMTKKEEITDADMALANANPDYKINQRDVITRDSALVDSVMVRINTANLDQQLYAKIKRVEYNKNILKDILLTGKNENNTTLRIATSFKHGSPEDEIDDNLKNYAINFNQSTNPEGDYIFRFEPTEVSFNNVKWAIDTSPELDHYISYRKKTQDFEIRNLKIYSDKSSLLINESTFKSAKDFYVDAEVQDFAIEKLLEMQAGGNPMDIKGLANGNVKIKMDKSTLQPLVDLTVDDIMMNGNDMGDLTISAVNGFSLNVYDVDVKVTSAGVIGNNNLHLTGTVNNNTPSPTIDLTAELREFNIAFTQQFVQTVFGNLRGKATGDLKINGTLKNLDYSGDIGLKEFGLKLLFTGVDYSFDDTVIPLSKGLAIMNNIGVHDGRTNSKGTISGAIQFETLSSMGVNLVMRADNLLMLNTTQKEYDLFWGRVYGQGDLYVDGPVSALNLSTPNMKALNGSTFTFNSSSTSNVEEFKMLRFLKEGKDGLVTLEDKKKTGANMNIDFSLDVDKGTTVNVLVGDDVGNITVKGIADDLRFQMGRQGNIAMNGSYMVDSGTFVSKAILNRTFQIQKNSSIRWDGNAMKPMLDITANYVRMVSNAGEYLNMGQLQPISILLQANITNTLNDPKIALNVTALDVSSQVKETLATKINQTEGENVLQFGSILLLNSFNVSNTGNLNFDAAGVAESSGYNMLLKQLGSVLNTMSNEFQIDLNYVRGDQYSNTGDRANAGVSFALSPRITVKTGLGIPLNKTEGADANYLSGEGSIEYDISKKNDGTLLLRGYSKPTNIGMGVGTVGTNGSANQAYGGGIVWSKSFNSFFKKKKKDKKSVPDNTEIKTDSVKSEVK; this is translated from the coding sequence ATGGCAAAGTTAGAGAATAATAACGAAAATGAGCATAAAAAATCAGTAGCTGAAAACTTAGGAAATCAGGTACAAAAGACGGTTGATAACGTTCAGGAGAGTATGAAAGAAGCTTCTGAGCTTGCTTCTGATGCCATAAAACACCCAATTGATACCGCTCAGGAATTCGGTAAACAGGCGGCGAAAGATGTAACGAGCTACTCATGGTGGGCAAAACTTCTGCTTATCCTTTTTTGGGGTGTTCTTTCAATTGTGGTTCTCGCTTTTATTGCCATTAACCTTCCTGTTACCAAAAGATGGGCTGCAGATCAGGCTTTACAAATTGTAAATCGTGATTTTAAAGCAAAAATGTCTACCGAAAGTGTAGAAGTTGATTTTTTTGGCGATGTTACAATCAAAGGCTTACGGATAAAAGACTACAAAGATGTTGACTTTATTAAAGCAAGAGAATTTAAAGCTAATTCTGACTGGTTTTCTTTGGCCACCAATATCGGAAAAAACAATTCTTTAAGTTTTAATGGTTTAAGGCTCATTGATGCAGATATTAAAGTCATTACTTATAAAGGCGACAGTATTTCAAATTTTATTCGCTTCACGCAGCTTTTTGATAGCGGCAAAAAAAAGGATTCCACGAAACCTCCATTTCAGTTAAATTCAAGATTAGAAATTCTTGATTCTAAGGTTTCTATTGTTAATCAAAATTCTCCGGGAGAACCTGGGAAATGGCTTACTGCCACCAATGTCAATCTTATTGCTCCAAGATTGAAAGTAAATGGTGTCAACATCAACGCTACCATTAATAATTTTACTTTCACAACAAAACGATGGGGGAAAGCACATTTTGTAGATACTTTTTCGACAGATTTTTCCATGACACAAGATTTTCTTTTGTTAAAGGATTTGACCTTCAATACAGATCATTCGCTTCTTCAGGGAGATATAAAATTTAATTTAAATAAAGGTTCTTGGGCAGATTTTACCAATAAAGTAAAATGGGATATGAATCTCAAATTGGGAAGTCAGCTTAGCGGATATGATATTTCTTATTTTGTGACCAATTGGGACAATTATGTTCCTTTTAATATCAGCGGAAAAATGGCTGGTCCGCTGAATAAATTTAAGCTGGATAATTTCCTGATTAGAAATCCGTCGGTAAATATTGCCACCCAGAAAATGAATATTACCAATTTGCTGAAAGGTAATTTTTTAATTGAAACCAAAAATCTTTCCGCAGATTTTACGTACAAAGATCTGAAAGCCATGATGCCAAGTTTCATTTCTAAGAAAATGAAAAACTTCGCTGATGATTTCGGAAAATTAAAATATAATGGAGACGTAAAAGTGACACCCAAACAAGTTTACGTTTCTTCAGGAAATTTGATGACAGGAATCGGGCAGGCAAAAATCACCAATTTCTCACTAACAGATTTCAGTACAACGATGCCTAAATATAAAGGTTATGCAGAAGTTCGTGATTTGAATACATCGGTCATTACAAAAAGTAAAACCGTGGGTTTAATTTCTGGGAAATTCAATATTGACGGGCAGAGTTTTGATGTCAATACAATGAAAATCAGAACAAGATCCCAGATTTCGAGTATTGATATCATGAATAAAGAAATCAATAATCTTAATCTTGACGGTCTGCTGGATCACCGAAAATACAATGGTTTGATCAATGTGAATGACGAACAGGCAAAAGCAACTGTAAAAGGTCTGATTGATTTCAGTACAAAAAGAATTTCCGCCAATGTAGATGCAAATGTAGAGTATCTAAATATGAATTATTTTACTGGTAAAGCCGGTAATCAGATCGTGAGCGGACAGGTTAACGGAAAAATGTCGATGACCGATCTGAATGATTTGAATCTTGATGTGGAAGCCAATAATATCAATTTTGCTACTGCTACCCAACGTTATCAGATTCCGAATGCTACAGTTAAAACTTTTATAGAAGGTGGAAATCGTGTAATTGATGTAAATGCTCCAGGCGCTGTGAGCGGAAAAATTTCGGGGAGATACAATCTCGCTGATTTGGCAGGAATGGTAGAAAACGGTTTAGGTAAAATTCTAGTGGGACCGCCGCCGAGAAAACTGTATCGAGGGCAGACTTTTAATATGAATTTTGATGTTCAGCAGGGTCTGGTAAGCTATTTTATGCCAGATCTGAAACTTCCACAAGGTGCTGTAGTAGAGGGAGAATATGACGGAAATAGTAATAATTTAATTTTAAATCTTGATGCTTCTTCCCTCAAATATGTGATGACCAAAAAAGAGGAAATCACAGATGCAGATATGGCTTTGGCAAACGCAAATCCTGATTATAAAATCAATCAGAGAGATGTTATTACCAGAGACAGCGCATTGGTTGATAGTGTGATGGTGAGAATTAATACCGCAAATCTTGACCAGCAGCTTTATGCAAAGATCAAAAGAGTAGAGTACAATAAAAATATTCTGAAAGACATTCTGCTGACCGGAAAAAATGAAAATAATACAACGTTGCGGATTGCCACAAGTTTCAAACACGGAAGTCCGGAAGACGAGATTGATGACAATCTTAAAAATTATGCAATCAATTTTAATCAGTCTACAAACCCGGAAGGAGATTATATTTTCAGATTTGAACCTACAGAAGTCAGCTTTAATAATGTAAAATGGGCAATTGATACAAGTCCGGAGCTTGATCATTATATAAGTTACCGAAAAAAAACACAGGATTTTGAGATCAGAAACCTTAAAATCTATTCAGATAAAAGTTCACTTTTAATAAATGAATCTACATTTAAATCAGCCAAAGATTTTTACGTTGACGCAGAAGTGCAGGATTTTGCCATTGAGAAACTTCTGGAGATGCAAGCCGGAGGAAATCCCATGGATATCAAAGGTTTAGCAAATGGTAATGTGAAAATTAAGATGGATAAAAGCACGCTGCAACCACTTGTGGATCTTACAGTTGACGATATCATGATGAACGGAAATGACATGGGAGATCTTACGATTTCTGCTGTTAACGGTTTTTCATTAAATGTGTACGATGTGGATGTAAAGGTGACTTCTGCAGGTGTGATAGGAAATAATAACCTTCATTTGACGGGAACTGTAAATAATAATACGCCGTCACCCACAATTGATCTTACAGCAGAACTTCGTGAATTTAATATAGCATTTACCCAACAGTTTGTACAGACTGTTTTTGGAAATTTAAGAGGAAAAGCAACTGGAGATTTGAAGATCAACGGAACCCTGAAAAATTTAGATTATAGTGGAGATATTGGATTAAAAGAATTTGGATTAAAACTTTTGTTTACCGGCGTAGATTATTCTTTTGATGACACCGTGATTCCGCTTTCTAAAGGTCTTGCAATCATGAATAATATTGGCGTGCACGACGGAAGAACCAATTCAAAAGGAACGATATCCGGAGCCATACAGTTTGAGACTTTATCATCAATGGGAGTCAACCTCGTGATGAGAGCAGATAACCTGCTGATGCTTAATACCACACAAAAAGAATATGATCTTTTTTGGGGTAGAGTTTATGGACAGGGAGATCTGTACGTTGACGGGCCTGTTTCTGCATTAAATCTATCGACCCCGAATATGAAAGCTTTGAATGGAAGTACTTTTACTTTCAACTCTAGCTCTACATCAAATGTTGAAGAATTTAAGATGTTGAGATTCCTGAAAGAAGGCAAAGATGGCCTTGTAACTTTAGAAGACAAGAAAAAAACCGGAGCCAATATGAATATTGACTTCAGCCTGGATGTTGACAAAGGAACTACAGTAAATGTTCTGGTAGGTGACGACGTGGGAAATATTACTGTAAAAGGAATTGCTGATGACCTGAGATTTCAAATGGGAAGACAGGGGAATATTGCCATGAATGGTTCTTATATGGTAGACAGCGGAACTTTTGTGTCTAAAGCCATCCTTAACAGAACTTTTCAGATTCAGAAGAACAGCAGTATAAGATGGGATGGTAATGCGATGAAGCCAATGCTTGATATCACAGCCAACTATGTGAGAATGGTTTCTAATGCAGGCGAATATCTGAACATGGGACAGTTACAGCCGATCAGCATACTTTTGCAGGCAAATATAACGAATACTTTAAATGATCCTAAAATAGCACTTAATGTTACCGCTTTAGATGTTTCCAGTCAGGTTAAAGAGACGTTGGCAACCAAAATCAATCAGACGGAAGGTGAAAACGTATTACAGTTCGGATCTATTTTGTTACTAAACAGTTTTAATGTTTCAAACACCGGAAATCTGAATTTTGATGCAGCCGGTGTTGCAGAATCTTCAGGGTATAATATGTTGCTTAAACAATTGGGATCTGTTCTTAATACGATGAGTAATGAGTTTCAGATTGACCTGAATTATGTACGTGGAGATCAATATTCAAATACCGGAGACCGGGCAAATGCCGGAGTTAGTTTTGCGCTTTCTCCAAGAATTACCGTAAAGACCGGTCTGGGAATACCTTTGAATAAAACTGAAGGTGCAGATGCAAATTATCTATCCGGTGAGGGATCTATTGAGTATGATATTTCTAAAAAAAATGATGGTACATTACTTCTGAGAGGTTATTCGAAACCAACAAACATCGGAATGGGTGTGGGAACTGTGGGGACAAACGGATCTGCAAATCAAGCGTATGGCGGCGGTATTGTATGGAGCAAAAGCTTCAATTCTTTCTTCAAAAAGAAGAAAAAAGATAAAAAGTCGGTGCCTGATAATACTGAAATAAAAACAGATTCCGTAAAATCAGAGGTTAAATAA
- a CDS encoding Lrp/AsnC family transcriptional regulator translates to MNYQLDEIDKKILDFLVENTRMPFTEIAKQMDVSAGTIHVRVKKMEDAGIILGSSLNLDYGKLDYHFTAFIGILLTKSNRTQEVLKELGTIPNVVEASVISGKYNIFCKVKAKNTEDAKKIIYQIDDIQDVMRTESMISMEEFLSDKNRLINAISI, encoded by the coding sequence ATGAACTATCAACTGGACGAAATAGACAAGAAAATTCTTGATTTCTTAGTAGAAAACACAAGAATGCCTTTTACAGAAATTGCTAAGCAGATGGATGTATCTGCAGGTACAATACACGTAAGGGTGAAGAAAATGGAAGATGCAGGTATTATTTTAGGATCATCTCTTAATTTAGATTATGGTAAATTAGATTACCATTTCACGGCTTTTATCGGAATTCTTTTAACAAAATCAAACCGCACTCAGGAGGTTTTGAAAGAATTGGGAACCATTCCAAACGTAGTAGAAGCAAGCGTTATCTCAGGAAAATATAATATTTTCTGCAAGGTAAAAGCTAAAAATACTGAAGACGCAAAGAAAATTATTTATCAGATCGACGACATCCAGGATGTGATGAGAACTGAAAGTATGATCTCTATGGAAGAGTTTTTGAGCGATAAAAACAGATTGATCAACGCGATCTCGATTTAA
- the gwsS gene encoding grasp-with-spasm system SPASM domain peptide maturase — protein sequence MNYFKIFSNCILAKGHTQSVISDLQRQLSETIPNDLFEIIQLLNSKKSIDEICNKYGLENKQIIIEYLDFLQEKEYGFYCEENEYDLFPKLDITFNYPSSISNAVIELKLENIGNLNFIIKQLFLLQCESLTLVFYENLTRAEFYEVAKFLEGFPIRSLEIVCKHDIMINQKFLKGLNMIMQLTKITFFEADRNIINNWDDEIFYDRIYTTKKITTFKFCGAIDLKYFNTNLPKVLEAINHNSCLHKKISIDINGNIKNCPSMSQNFGNIQDIKLENALDNPEFKKYWNLTKDRIEICKDCEFRYICTDCRAYTEQTKTNTKGLDISKPLKCGYNPYTGEWEEWSTNPFNQKPIRHYGLT from the coding sequence ATGAATTATTTTAAAATATTTTCAAATTGTATTTTAGCAAAAGGTCATACACAATCAGTAATTTCTGATTTGCAAAGGCAATTGTCTGAAACAATTCCTAATGATTTATTTGAAATAATACAATTGTTAAATTCTAAAAAAAGTATTGATGAAATTTGTAATAAATATGGTTTGGAAAACAAACAGATCATTATAGAATATTTGGATTTTTTACAAGAGAAAGAATATGGGTTTTATTGTGAAGAAAATGAATATGACTTATTTCCAAAATTAGATATAACTTTTAATTACCCGTCAAGTATAAGCAATGCAGTCATTGAACTCAAATTAGAAAATATTGGAAATTTGAATTTTATTATTAAACAATTGTTTCTTTTACAATGTGAGAGTTTAACATTGGTATTTTATGAAAATCTCACTCGAGCCGAATTTTACGAAGTAGCAAAATTTTTAGAAGGCTTTCCTATTAGATCATTAGAAATAGTTTGCAAGCATGATATTATGATTAATCAAAAGTTTCTTAAAGGTCTTAATATGATAATGCAATTAACAAAAATTACTTTTTTTGAAGCAGATAGGAATATTATTAATAATTGGGATGATGAAATTTTTTATGATAGAATATATACTACAAAAAAAATTACAACCTTTAAATTTTGCGGAGCTATAGACTTAAAGTATTTTAATACAAATCTTCCTAAGGTCTTAGAGGCAATCAATCATAATTCTTGTCTTCACAAGAAAATATCAATAGATATAAATGGCAATATCAAAAATTGTCCCTCAATGTCCCAAAATTTTGGAAATATACAGGATATAAAATTAGAAAATGCCCTCGATAATCCTGAATTTAAAAAATATTGGAATCTTACTAAAGATCGTATAGAGATATGTAAGGACTGTGAATTCCGTTATATCTGCACCGATTGCAGAGCTTATACAGAGCAAACAAAAACTAACACAAAAGGGTTAGACATTTCTAAGCCTTTAAAATGTGGTTACAATCCTTATACTGGAGAATGGGAAGAATGGAGTACTAATCCATTTAATCAAAAGCCTATTCGACATTATGGATTAACTTAG
- the gwsG gene encoding grasp-with-spasm system ATP-grasp peptide maturase: MILIFSEEADTSTSDVVNWFRYLKIEFKLINNLYPANINWVKDGLVIEQDSETLLLSDVKAVFYRRGNMKFSPDKINFVPLNVLVQKEFDNLSEIFNYEILSKKSINSFNNSTVNKYIVSDKAKKIKILVPKDYIITSVNELQRIMVDTPKLITKTLSGSSIIDIDDTKFGVVYTKLITKKIIKKNKIFQPTYFQEYIEKRYELRIFYLAGQFWTMAIFSQNDKKTTVDFRNYNFEKPNRTVPYTLPKDIEEKLQILMEELKLNCGSIDMIVSKNLQYYFLEVNPIGQFGMVSNPCNYHLEKEIVNYLKYGEERIFKNY, from the coding sequence ATGATATTAATTTTTTCCGAAGAAGCAGATACATCTACAAGTGATGTAGTAAATTGGTTCAGATATTTAAAAATCGAATTTAAACTGATTAATAATCTCTATCCTGCTAATATAAACTGGGTAAAAGACGGTTTGGTTATTGAGCAAGATAGTGAAACCCTACTATTATCAGATGTGAAAGCTGTATTTTATAGGAGAGGCAATATGAAGTTTTCACCAGATAAAATAAATTTTGTTCCTTTAAATGTACTAGTACAAAAAGAGTTTGATAATCTTTCAGAAATTTTTAATTATGAGATTTTATCAAAAAAAAGTATTAATAGCTTTAATAATTCAACTGTTAATAAATATATAGTAAGTGATAAAGCTAAGAAGATTAAAATACTAGTTCCAAAAGACTATATTATAACTTCAGTAAATGAATTACAAAGAATAATGGTGGACACACCCAAGCTTATAACAAAAACCCTTTCAGGGTCTTCTATTATTGATATAGATGATACAAAGTTTGGAGTTGTTTATACAAAGTTGATTACAAAAAAGATTATAAAGAAAAATAAAATTTTTCAACCAACTTATTTTCAAGAATATATTGAGAAAAGATATGAATTAAGGATTTTTTATTTAGCAGGACAATTTTGGACAATGGCAATTTTTTCTCAAAATGACAAAAAAACTACTGTTGATTTCCGAAATTACAATTTTGAAAAGCCTAATAGAACTGTTCCGTACACACTTCCAAAAGACATTGAAGAAAAATTACAGATATTGATGGAAGAATTAAAACTTAATTGTGGTTCTATTGACATGATTGTTTCTAAAAATTTGCAATATTATTTTTTAGAAGTTAATCCCATTGGACAGTTTGGAATGGTATCTAATCCTTGTAATTATCATTTAGAAAAGGAAATTGTAAATTATTTAAAATATGGAGAAGAAAGAATTTTTAAAAATTATTGA
- a CDS encoding transketolase family protein — protein MKYTYTEKKDTRSGFGAGLAELADKNPNVVALCADLIGSLKMEKFIEKAPERFYQVGIAEANMMGLAAGLSITGKIPFTGTFANFSTSRVYDQIRQSIAYSNKNVKICASHAGLTLGEDGATHQVLEDIGMMKMLPGMTVINTCDYNQTKAATLAIAEFEGPVYLRFGRPVVPVFIPEDMPFEIGKGILLQEGTDVTIVATGHLVWESLVAAEELEKEGISCEVINIHTIKPLDEEIILKSVEKTGKIVSAEEHNYLGGLGESIAGMLARKRPTRQEFVAVNDTFGESATPAELMKKYKIDSTAVIEAVKRILAK, from the coding sequence ATGAAATATACATATACAGAAAAAAAAGATACACGTTCAGGATTCGGAGCCGGATTGGCTGAATTGGCTGACAAAAACCCCAATGTTGTAGCTCTTTGCGCAGACCTTATCGGATCTTTGAAAATGGAAAAATTCATCGAAAAAGCTCCTGAAAGATTTTACCAGGTTGGTATTGCCGAAGCAAACATGATGGGATTGGCTGCGGGATTGAGCATCACAGGAAAAATTCCTTTTACCGGAACTTTTGCTAACTTTTCTACTTCAAGAGTGTATGACCAAATTCGTCAGTCAATTGCATATTCTAATAAAAATGTAAAAATCTGTGCTTCTCACGCAGGTCTTACTTTAGGTGAAGACGGGGCAACACACCAAGTTTTAGAAGACATCGGAATGATGAAAATGCTTCCCGGAATGACTGTAATCAATACTTGCGACTACAATCAGACAAAAGCGGCAACTTTAGCCATTGCTGAGTTTGAAGGTCCGGTTTACTTAAGATTCGGAAGACCTGTAGTTCCTGTGTTCATTCCTGAAGACATGCCTTTCGAAATTGGAAAAGGTATTCTTCTACAAGAAGGTACAGATGTAACAATTGTTGCAACAGGCCACTTAGTTTGGGAATCTTTGGTTGCCGCTGAAGAGCTTGAGAAAGAAGGTATTTCTTGTGAGGTGATCAACATTCACACTATTAAGCCGCTTGACGAAGAGATCATCTTAAAATCTGTTGAGAAAACAGGTAAAATTGTTTCTGCCGAGGAACATAACTATCTTGGTGGTTTAGGTGAGTCTATTGCGGGAATGTTGGCACGAAAAAGACCTACAAGACAGGAATTTGTTGCAGTAAACGATACTTTCGGAGAATCTGCAACTCCCGCTGAATTAATGAAAAAGTATAAAATCGATTCTACAGCTGTAATTGAAGCGGTAAAGAGAATTTTAGCTAAATAA